From Phenylobacterium immobile (ATCC 35973), a single genomic window includes:
- a CDS encoding pyruvate carboxylase, which produces MTAHFRRIMVANRSEIAIRVFRAATELGITTVAVYAEQDKLSLHRFKADEAYEIGHGKGPIEAYLAIDELIAVAKAAKVDAIHPGYGFLSESPEFAEACAAAGIVFIGPSPQTMRDLGNKVSARNLAISCGAPVMPATAPLPDDPETIKNLAEEIGYPVMLKASWGGGGRGMRPIEDASALIATVESAKREARSAFGKDEVYFEKLVRRAHHIEVQILGDSHGNLVHLYERDCSVQRRRQKIIERAPAPYLPVETRDALCEAALKICRATNYRGAGTVEFLVDRDTGAFYFIEVNPRVQVEHTVTEVVTGLDIVKAQIRIAEGGRIGVPEETGIPTQDKIRVDGHALQCRITTENPENNFIPDYGRITAFRGAFGFGIRVDGGTAYSGAVVTRFYDPLLEKITAWAPTPEETIARMDRALREYRIRGVATNLPFLEELLSHPKFRSGDYTTSFVDETPELLQLRRRRDRATRLLTYIADVTINGHPETRDRPKPSPRARAAVPPKFTPSVAPKAAKPLLTELGPKGFADWMLAQTRPLVTDTTMRDAHQSLIATRMRTHDIVAVAGAYNDGLPNLLSLECWGGATFDVAMRFLSEDPWDRLAKLRERTPNLLLQMLLRGANGVGYTNYPDNVVQHFIRQAAENGVDLFRIFDCFNWVENMRVAIDAVVETGAIAEGAICYTGDIFDPSRTKYSLAYYVDMAKQLEAAGCHILAIKDMAGLLKPKAATALITALKQEVGLPIHLHTHDTSGLSAATVLAAVEAGVDAFDAAMDPMSGATAQPCLGSIVEALRHSDRDTELSGASIRGIADYWDAVRPQYAAFESDLRSGASEVYLHEMPGGQFTNLQEQARSLGLDNRWPEVAVAYRQANDLFGDIVKVTPSSKVVGDMALMMVSQDLTPADVLDPAKDIAFPVSVVEMLRGDLGQPPGGWPKDLQKKALKGETPITVRPGALLAPLDLETARVEGANRAGRAITEREFAAYLMYPQVFTAFRSALRKYGPVQVLPTPVFFYGMTVGQELSIELEAGKTLVVRLQAIGDMDAEGNVRVFFELNGQPRTIKVPNRGAVTKTPTRRKADETNDRHVPAPMPGIISTLAIKEGQEIAAGDVLLTIEAMKMEAQIYAPNGGVVKAILVHPGDVVEPKDLLIELA; this is translated from the coding sequence ATGACTGCTCACTTCCGCCGGATCATGGTCGCCAATCGCTCGGAGATCGCGATCCGCGTCTTTCGCGCCGCGACCGAACTGGGCATCACCACCGTCGCTGTCTACGCCGAGCAGGACAAGCTGTCCCTGCATCGCTTCAAGGCGGACGAGGCCTATGAGATCGGCCACGGCAAGGGCCCGATCGAAGCCTATCTGGCCATTGACGAGCTGATCGCGGTCGCCAAGGCCGCCAAGGTCGACGCCATCCATCCGGGCTATGGCTTCCTGTCGGAGAGCCCGGAGTTCGCCGAGGCCTGCGCCGCCGCCGGCATCGTCTTCATCGGCCCCTCGCCTCAGACTATGCGCGACCTTGGCAACAAGGTCTCGGCCCGCAACCTCGCCATCTCCTGCGGTGCGCCGGTGATGCCGGCCACCGCGCCGCTGCCGGACGATCCGGAGACCATCAAGAACCTGGCTGAGGAGATCGGCTATCCCGTGATGCTGAAGGCGTCGTGGGGCGGCGGTGGCCGTGGCATGCGGCCGATCGAGGACGCCAGCGCCCTGATCGCCACGGTAGAAAGCGCCAAGCGCGAGGCGCGTTCGGCCTTCGGCAAGGACGAGGTCTATTTCGAAAAGCTGGTCCGCCGCGCCCACCACATCGAGGTCCAGATCCTCGGCGACAGCCACGGCAACCTTGTCCACCTTTATGAGCGCGACTGCTCGGTCCAGCGTCGCCGCCAGAAGATCATCGAGCGTGCGCCGGCGCCGTACCTGCCGGTCGAGACCCGCGACGCCCTGTGCGAGGCGGCCCTGAAGATCTGCCGCGCCACCAACTACCGCGGCGCCGGCACCGTCGAGTTCCTGGTCGATCGCGACACGGGCGCCTTCTACTTCATCGAGGTCAATCCGCGCGTCCAGGTCGAGCACACGGTGACCGAGGTCGTCACCGGCCTCGACATCGTCAAGGCGCAGATCCGCATCGCCGAAGGCGGCCGCATCGGCGTGCCCGAAGAAACCGGCATCCCGACGCAGGACAAGATCCGTGTCGATGGCCACGCGCTGCAGTGCCGGATCACCACCGAGAACCCTGAGAACAACTTCATCCCGGACTATGGCCGGATCACCGCCTTCCGCGGCGCCTTCGGCTTCGGCATCCGCGTGGACGGCGGCACCGCCTATTCAGGGGCCGTGGTCACGCGGTTCTACGACCCGCTGCTGGAGAAAATCACCGCCTGGGCGCCGACGCCGGAAGAGACCATCGCCCGCATGGACCGGGCGCTGCGGGAGTATCGTATCCGGGGGGTGGCGACGAACCTGCCGTTCCTTGAGGAGCTGCTGAGCCACCCGAAGTTCAGGTCCGGGGACTACACCACGAGCTTCGTCGACGAGACACCGGAGTTGCTGCAGCTGCGCCGCCGCCGCGACCGGGCCACTCGTCTCCTCACCTACATCGCTGATGTCACCATCAACGGCCATCCGGAGACTCGCGACCGGCCCAAGCCCTCGCCCCGCGCGCGCGCGGCCGTGCCGCCGAAGTTCACGCCTTCGGTCGCGCCGAAGGCCGCGAAGCCGCTGCTGACCGAACTTGGCCCTAAGGGCTTCGCCGATTGGATGTTGGCCCAGACGCGGCCGCTGGTGACCGACACCACCATGCGCGACGCGCACCAGTCGCTGATCGCCACGCGCATGCGCACCCATGACATCGTCGCCGTCGCCGGCGCCTACAACGACGGCTTGCCCAACCTGCTGTCGCTGGAGTGCTGGGGCGGGGCGACCTTCGACGTCGCCATGCGCTTTCTGTCGGAAGACCCCTGGGACCGGCTGGCGAAGCTTCGCGAACGCACCCCGAACCTGCTGCTGCAAATGCTGCTGCGTGGCGCCAATGGCGTTGGCTACACCAACTATCCCGACAATGTGGTCCAGCACTTCATCCGCCAGGCCGCCGAGAACGGCGTCGACCTTTTCCGGATTTTCGACTGCTTCAACTGGGTCGAGAACATGCGCGTCGCCATCGACGCCGTGGTTGAAACCGGCGCGATCGCCGAGGGCGCCATCTGCTACACCGGCGATATCTTCGATCCCAGCCGGACGAAGTACAGCCTGGCCTACTACGTCGACATGGCCAAGCAGCTGGAAGCCGCCGGCTGCCACATCCTGGCGATCAAGGACATGGCGGGCCTTTTGAAGCCCAAGGCCGCGACGGCGCTGATCACAGCGCTGAAGCAGGAGGTCGGCCTGCCGATCCACCTGCACACCCACGACACCTCGGGCCTGTCGGCCGCGACGGTGCTGGCCGCGGTCGAGGCCGGCGTCGACGCCTTCGATGCGGCCATGGACCCGATGTCGGGCGCGACCGCCCAGCCCTGCCTTGGCTCTATCGTCGAGGCCCTGCGCCACAGCGACCGCGACACCGAACTATCGGGCGCTTCGATTCGCGGCATCGCCGACTATTGGGATGCGGTTCGCCCGCAGTACGCCGCCTTTGAAAGCGACCTGCGCTCGGGCGCCTCTGAAGTCTATCTCCACGAAATGCCCGGCGGCCAGTTCACCAACCTGCAGGAGCAGGCGCGCAGCCTGGGCCTCGACAATCGCTGGCCAGAGGTCGCCGTCGCCTATCGCCAGGCGAACGATCTCTTCGGCGACATCGTCAAGGTGACGCCCTCGTCCAAGGTCGTCGGCGACATGGCCCTGATGATGGTCAGCCAGGACCTGACGCCGGCCGACGTGCTCGACCCGGCGAAGGACATCGCCTTCCCGGTCTCGGTCGTCGAGATGCTGCGCGGCGACCTCGGCCAACCTCCCGGCGGCTGGCCCAAGGACCTGCAGAAGAAGGCGCTGAAGGGCGAGACGCCGATCACGGTTCGGCCCGGCGCGCTGCTGGCGCCGCTGGACCTGGAGACCGCCCGAGTCGAGGGCGCCAATCGCGCCGGCAGGGCGATCACCGAACGCGAGTTCGCCGCCTATCTGATGTACCCGCAGGTCTTCACCGCCTTCCGCTCGGCGCTTCGCAAATACGGCCCCGTTCAGGTGTTGCCGACGCCGGTCTTCTTCTACGGCATGACCGTCGGCCAGGAGCTTTCCATCGAGCTGGAGGCCGGCAAGACGCTGGTCGTCCGCCTGCAGGCGATCGGCGACATGGACGCTGAGGGCAATGTCCGGGTCTTCTTCGAGCTGAACGGTCAGCCCCGCACGATCAAGGTGCCGAACCGCGGCGCGGTGACCAAGACACCGACCCGCCGCAAGGCCGACGAGACCAATGACCGCCATGTGCCGGCGCCCATGCCGGGCATCATCTCGACGCTCGCCATCAAGGAAGGCCAGGAGATCGCCGCCGGCGACGTCCTGCTGACCATCGAGGCGATGAAGATGGAGGCCCAGATCTACGCCCCGAACGGCGGCGTGGTGAAAGCGATCCTCGTGCATCCCGGCGACGTCGTCGAGCCAAAGGACCTCTTGATCGAACTGGCTTGA
- a CDS encoding antibiotic biosynthesis monooxygenase: MAALRQLFQTSDADHLPVLRAMSAHMRAQPGCLQAEDFRSIEFDAHLTHLELWESPAAWDAAWSSLRRSDLGSEAVAVWQAVEAPFQLGHPASPRETGQDGLELYRHALFDFADGGWEAIDPADRASSIRWPAWSAVRIVIQAKSDPTADIGPRLKGAAAARAEVGCRQFEHFRSLDHAENTVVIELWADPQIFDLHWMNRLITRRASGVGPFSAATFEASRFEFYNACRYILRAGVFTPETPGLRAATLAY, encoded by the coding sequence ATGGCGGCCCTACGGCAGCTTTTCCAAACCAGCGATGCGGACCACTTGCCGGTCCTGCGGGCGATGAGCGCGCATATGCGCGCGCAGCCCGGTTGCCTGCAGGCGGAGGATTTCCGCAGCATTGAGTTCGACGCTCACCTGACCCACCTCGAGCTCTGGGAAAGCCCCGCCGCCTGGGACGCCGCCTGGAGTTCGCTGCGCAGGTCAGACCTCGGGTCGGAGGCCGTCGCGGTCTGGCAAGCCGTCGAGGCGCCGTTTCAACTTGGTCACCCAGCCTCTCCGCGAGAGACCGGGCAGGATGGGCTCGAACTCTATCGCCATGCGCTATTCGACTTCGCCGATGGCGGCTGGGAGGCGATAGACCCGGCTGATCGGGCCAGTTCGATCCGCTGGCCGGCGTGGAGCGCCGTACGCATCGTCATTCAGGCCAAGAGCGACCCGACCGCCGACATTGGCCCGCGACTGAAAGGCGCCGCCGCGGCCAGGGCCGAGGTCGGCTGCCGCCAGTTCGAGCATTTCCGCAGCCTAGACCACGCCGAGAACACCGTGGTTATCGAGCTTTGGGCTGATCCGCAGATCTTCGATCTGCACTGGATGAACCGCCTGATAACGCGGCGGGCGTCAGGCGTTGGGCCGTTCAGCGCCGCAACCTTCGAGGCGTCGCGGTTCGAGTTCTACAACGCCTGCCGGTACATTCTCCGCGCAGGGGTTTTCACACCGGAGACGCCGGGGCTGCGGGCCGCCACCTTGGCCTACTAA
- a CDS encoding putative quinol monooxygenase, which translates to MAVIRVVLQTNSDKDVAVLQALSAHMRDQPGCIQAEDHRSIEFNDNLLHLERWTSPAAWDAAWASVQRTDLGPSVSQILEACQAPHHNGLAESPRAYGTSGLEFYRHSRFSAERSFWQAIDEDERPLSVRWPIWSKIRIVIQMTADTEADISPRLQNAARTRAERGCEHFEFFRSLDYPENIALIELWTDAETYDLHWLDRVRQRRGPPPSAAPSPIARRYGDTGFEFYNHTRYQQIAGVFQPEPLGWRGSMLMM; encoded by the coding sequence ATGGCCGTCATACGTGTCGTCTTGCAGACCAACAGCGATAAGGATGTCGCCGTCCTCCAGGCGCTCAGCGCGCATATGCGCGACCAGCCGGGCTGTATCCAGGCGGAGGATCACCGGAGCATCGAATTCAACGACAACCTCCTGCATCTCGAGCGTTGGACAAGTCCGGCGGCCTGGGATGCGGCCTGGGCGTCGGTTCAGCGAACCGATCTTGGTCCCTCCGTGTCCCAGATCCTGGAGGCGTGCCAAGCGCCGCACCACAACGGCTTGGCGGAGAGCCCACGAGCCTACGGGACCAGCGGGTTGGAGTTCTACCGGCACAGTCGCTTCAGCGCTGAGCGCTCATTCTGGCAGGCGATCGACGAGGACGAGCGACCACTGTCGGTTCGTTGGCCGATCTGGAGCAAGATCCGCATCGTGATCCAGATGACCGCAGATACCGAGGCGGATATCTCACCGCGTCTGCAGAACGCGGCCAGAACCCGCGCCGAACGCGGGTGCGAGCATTTCGAGTTTTTTCGCAGCCTCGATTATCCGGAGAATATCGCGCTCATCGAGCTGTGGACCGACGCGGAAACCTACGACCTGCACTGGCTCGACCGCGTCCGCCAGCGCCGCGGCCCCCCGCCCTCGGCCGCGCCCTCGCCGATCGCCCGCCGTTACGGCGACACCGGCTTCGAGTTCTACAATCACACGCGCTACCAGCAGATCGCCGGCGTCTTCCAGCCGGAGCCGCTCGGTTGGCGCGGCTCCATGCTGATGATGTGA
- a CDS encoding NADH:flavin oxidoreductase/NADH oxidase: MAALFTPLTIGDLTLANRIVIPPMCQYSAEDGSATSWHMIHLGQLALSGAGMLTIEATAVEAEGRITYGDLGLYSDANEAALGRTLEEIRRWSQMPIAIQLAHAGRKASSDLPWLGGAQIPAAHANGWQTVAPSSLAFTPDHHPPHALDRDGMTRVRDAFVLAAQRAKRIGIDAIQLHGAHGYLLHSFLSPISNHRNDEYGGDIEGRMRFPLEVFDAVRQAFDGPVMIRISSTDWVEGGWTLDDSLVFAQRLKAIGCDAIDCSSGGSAAPGQAKMTIAPGYQVPFARALRHQAGIKTGAVGMILDFDQAESIVALGDADFVSVGRGMLYDPHWPWHAAAHFGATVKAPPQYLRAQTRPGHQILA; this comes from the coding sequence ATGGCCGCCCTTTTCACGCCGTTGACCATCGGCGACCTGACCCTTGCCAATCGCATCGTCATTCCGCCGATGTGCCAGTACTCGGCCGAGGACGGATCGGCCACGAGTTGGCATATGATCCATCTGGGCCAACTCGCGCTCTCCGGCGCCGGCATGCTGACCATCGAAGCGACCGCGGTCGAGGCGGAAGGCCGCATCACCTATGGGGACCTTGGTCTCTATTCCGACGCCAATGAGGCGGCGCTGGGCCGGACGCTCGAGGAGATCCGCCGCTGGTCTCAGATGCCGATCGCAATCCAACTGGCCCACGCCGGCCGCAAGGCCTCGTCTGACCTGCCGTGGCTGGGCGGGGCGCAGATCCCCGCAGCGCACGCCAATGGCTGGCAGACCGTCGCTCCCTCCAGCCTCGCCTTCACGCCGGACCATCACCCGCCGCACGCTTTGGACCGCGATGGGATGACCCGTGTGCGCGACGCGTTCGTCCTTGCCGCCCAGCGGGCCAAGCGCATCGGCATCGACGCCATCCAGTTGCATGGCGCCCATGGATATCTGCTGCACAGCTTCCTTTCGCCAATCTCCAATCATCGCAATGATGAGTACGGCGGCGACATCGAAGGCCGCATGCGCTTCCCGCTGGAGGTGTTCGACGCGGTCCGCCAGGCCTTTGACGGTCCAGTGATGATCCGTATCTCCTCGACGGACTGGGTCGAGGGCGGCTGGACGCTGGACGACAGCCTCGTCTTCGCCCAACGGCTGAAGGCTATCGGCTGCGACGCCATCGACTGCTCGAGCGGCGGCTCGGCCGCGCCAGGCCAGGCGAAGATGACCATCGCGCCAGGCTATCAGGTGCCGTTCGCCCGGGCGCTGCGCCACCAGGCGGGCATCAAGACGGGCGCGGTCGGCATGATCCTCGACTTCGACCAGGCAGAATCCATCGTGGCCCTCGGGGACGCCGACTTCGTCAGCGTCGGCCGTGGCATGCTCTACGACCCGCACTGGCCTTGGCATGCCGCCGCCCACTTCGGCGCCACTGTGAAGGCGCCGCCGCAGTACCTGCGCGCACAGACCCGGCCAGGGCATCAGATCCTGGCCTAA
- the ilvD gene encoding dihydroxy-acid dehydratase produces MPAYRSRTTTHGRNMAGARGLWRATGMKDSDFGKPIIAVVNSFTQFVPGHVHLKDLGQLVAREIEAAGGVAKEFNTIAVDDGIAMGHDGMLYSLPSRELIADSVEYMVNAHCADAMVCISNCDKITPGMLMAAMRINIPVVFVSGGPMEAGKVLVKGAVRKVDLIDAMIVAADDSYSDAEVASIERSACPTCGSCSGMFTANSMNCLTEALGLSLPGNGSTLATHADRERLFKEAGHLIVDLAHRWYEQDDVSATPRGIATREAFENAMSLDIAMGGSTNTVLHLLAAAQEGGVDFAMSDIDRLSRQVPCLCKVAPAKNDVHMEDVHRAGGVMSILGQLERGGLIDTTLPTVHAATMADALARWDISRTNSEEVRQFFRAAPGGVPTQVAFSQASRWEELDTDRVGGVIRSVETPFSKDGGLAVLYGNLAPEGCIVKTAGVDDSNLLFNGQARVYESQDAAVAGILTGEVVEGDVVLIRYEGPKGGPGMQEMLYPTSYLKSKGLGKACALVTDGRFSGGTSGLSIGHVSPEAAEGGLIALVETGDPILIDIPNRIISVEVSDAVFAERRAAMEAKGAAAWKPAVHRDRKVSPALRAYAAMTTNAARGAVRDVSQLER; encoded by the coding sequence ATGCCTGCCTATCGCTCCCGCACGACCACCCACGGCCGCAACATGGCCGGCGCCCGTGGCCTCTGGCGCGCCACCGGCATGAAGGACTCCGATTTCGGCAAACCCATCATTGCGGTGGTCAACAGCTTCACCCAGTTCGTGCCGGGTCACGTCCACCTGAAGGATCTGGGCCAACTGGTCGCTCGCGAGATCGAAGCGGCCGGGGGCGTGGCCAAGGAGTTCAACACCATCGCCGTCGACGACGGCATCGCCATGGGCCACGACGGGATGCTCTATTCCCTGCCCAGCCGCGAACTGATCGCCGACAGCGTCGAATACATGGTCAACGCCCACTGCGCCGACGCCATGGTCTGCATCTCCAACTGCGACAAGATCACGCCGGGGATGCTGATGGCGGCCATGCGGATCAACATCCCGGTCGTCTTTGTCTCCGGCGGGCCTATGGAGGCCGGCAAGGTCCTGGTGAAGGGCGCCGTGCGCAAGGTTGACCTGATCGACGCGATGATCGTCGCCGCGGACGACAGCTATTCCGACGCTGAGGTCGCCTCGATCGAGCGTTCGGCCTGCCCGACCTGCGGCTCCTGCTCGGGCATGTTCACCGCCAATTCGATGAACTGCCTGACCGAGGCGCTCGGTCTGTCGCTGCCGGGCAATGGTTCGACGCTCGCCACCCACGCCGACCGCGAGCGCCTGTTCAAGGAAGCCGGCCATTTGATCGTCGACCTGGCGCATCGCTGGTACGAGCAGGACGACGTCAGCGCCACGCCGCGCGGCATCGCAACGCGCGAGGCCTTCGAGAACGCCATGAGCCTGGACATCGCCATGGGCGGCTCGACCAACACGGTTCTGCACCTGTTGGCCGCGGCCCAGGAGGGCGGCGTCGACTTCGCCATGTCGGACATCGACCGGCTGTCGCGCCAGGTGCCCTGCCTATGCAAGGTCGCCCCGGCCAAGAACGACGTCCACATGGAGGACGTCCACCGCGCCGGGGGCGTCATGTCGATCCTGGGGCAGCTTGAGCGGGGCGGCCTCATCGACACCACCCTACCCACGGTCCATGCGGCGACCATGGCGGACGCGCTGGCCCGCTGGGACATCAGCCGGACCAACAGCGAGGAAGTGCGTCAATTCTTCCGCGCCGCGCCCGGCGGCGTGCCGACCCAGGTCGCCTTCAGCCAGGCCTCGCGCTGGGAAGAGCTGGACACCGACCGCGTGGGCGGCGTCATCCGTTCTGTCGAGACGCCCTTCTCCAAGGATGGCGGCCTGGCGGTGCTCTACGGCAACCTCGCCCCGGAAGGCTGCATCGTGAAGACCGCGGGGGTCGACGACTCGAACCTGCTCTTCAACGGTCAGGCCCGGGTCTATGAAAGTCAGGACGCCGCCGTCGCCGGCATCCTGACCGGCGAGGTCGTCGAAGGCGATGTCGTGCTGATCCGCTACGAAGGCCCCAAGGGCGGGCCGGGCATGCAGGAGATGCTCTATCCGACGAGCTATCTGAAATCGAAGGGCCTGGGAAAGGCCTGCGCCCTGGTCACCGACGGACGCTTCTCCGGTGGGACCTCCGGCCTCTCTATCGGCCACGTTTCGCCTGAGGCGGCGGAGGGTGGCCTGATCGCCCTTGTGGAGACGGGCGACCCTATCCTGATCGACATCCCAAACCGCATCATCAGCGTCGAGGTGTCGGACGCGGTCTTCGCCGAGCGGCGCGCAGCCATGGAGGCCAAAGGCGCCGCCGCCTGGAAGCCCGCCGTCCATCGCGACCGTAAGGTCTCGCCCGCGCTGCGCGCCTACGCCGCCATGACCACCAATGCGGCGCGCGGCGCAGTCCGCGACGTCAGCCAACTGGAGCGCTAA
- a CDS encoding LysR family transcriptional regulator yields the protein MDVRQLRHFVAVADTLHFGRAAQTLGMTQPPLSQSIQALERELGADLFARTRRSVALTAFGADWLPQVRAALEAVERLPDGARRLRDGEAGRLDLSFVSTADYSVLPDLVRRYAALYPEVEIALTEATSDVQIAALTRGEGMAGVIIPPAGGPPATLDYRRLLVEPLVAAAPEVWIEDGRLPAAEGRLPVASMLAAPLIIFPWRSAPGFHDLVTGYYAAHGAQVRIAQEAIQMQTIIALVSAGMGVAFVPASMRNLARAGVVYLPLEGQAPMLETGLVSRRADTTPTLRRFLELASAPG from the coding sequence ATGGACGTTCGCCAACTCCGCCATTTCGTAGCGGTCGCTGACACGCTGCATTTCGGCCGCGCCGCACAGACGCTCGGCATGACTCAGCCGCCGCTAAGCCAATCGATCCAAGCGCTTGAGCGCGAGTTGGGCGCGGACCTCTTCGCCCGCACCCGCCGCAGCGTGGCGCTCACGGCCTTTGGCGCAGACTGGCTTCCGCAGGTGCGCGCCGCTCTGGAGGCCGTCGAGCGGCTGCCCGACGGCGCGCGACGCCTGCGCGACGGCGAAGCGGGTCGGCTCGACCTGTCCTTCGTCTCGACCGCCGATTACAGCGTCCTGCCCGATCTCGTGCGCCGTTACGCCGCCCTTTACCCGGAGGTCGAAATCGCGCTGACGGAGGCCACCAGCGACGTGCAGATCGCGGCGCTCACCCGCGGCGAGGGGATGGCTGGTGTGATCATCCCCCCTGCCGGCGGTCCGCCCGCCACCCTCGACTATCGTCGCTTGCTGGTCGAACCGCTTGTCGCCGCAGCGCCCGAGGTCTGGATTGAAGACGGACGCTTGCCCGCCGCAGAAGGACGTCTGCCGGTCGCGTCCATGCTGGCGGCGCCCTTGATTATTTTTCCCTGGCGCAGCGCGCCGGGCTTCCACGACCTGGTCACGGGCTACTACGCCGCGCATGGGGCGCAGGTGCGGATCGCGCAGGAGGCGATCCAGATGCAGACGATCATCGCCCTGGTCTCCGCCGGCATGGGCGTCGCCTTCGTCCCGGCCTCGATGCGCAATCTGGCGCGCGCGGGCGTCGTTTACCTGCCGTTGGAAGGCCAGGCTCCGATGCTGGAGACCGGGCTGGTCTCGCGCAGGGCGGACACGACCCCTACGCTGCGACGGTTCCTCGAACTGGCCTCGGCGCCAGGGTGA
- a CDS encoding MDR family MFS transporter codes for MSIADAPTPTPAKLRTVLAGLILAMVLAALDQSIVNTALPRMAADLGGLNHLSWVVTAFMLVSTVVTPLYGKFSDMFGRRRLFGISILVFLAGSMLCGLAQTMPQLIGFRALQGLGAGGLMVLSQTVIADMVSPRERGRYQGLFTGAMAVASVSGPLIGGGLTQALSWRWVFYVNLPLGLLALALIMAGVPKRVGAQVSHVIDVAGAVLLAITATSALLLFSLAGSTIPWRSPQALALAATAIVGGALFLRQEARAREPIIQLSLFKIRSFAIGVFATGCMGFAMMGAVTFLPLYFQLVLGMQPAATGLMLLPQIGMMLISSVIGGQLTSRFGKIKPFLVGGVLLEVVGLAGIGLFANAGAPAWTFLGALGVLGLGMGVAMPNATVVVQNAAPRESMGVATASLAFIRSLGAVSGVAVSGGLIGMRLKSGLSHLSGVVDVQAIMEGGATRLGDLPPEVHAQVSEAYRHAIAGCFISGAFVMFIAFCLVSSLKVTLAPRPVRGTVAA; via the coding sequence ATGTCTATCGCCGACGCGCCCACACCCACGCCCGCCAAACTCCGGACCGTCCTGGCGGGGTTGATCCTGGCGATGGTGCTAGCGGCGCTGGACCAAAGCATCGTCAACACGGCCCTGCCCCGCATGGCGGCCGACCTGGGCGGCCTTAACCACCTGTCGTGGGTGGTCACAGCCTTCATGCTCGTCTCGACGGTCGTGACGCCGCTCTACGGCAAGTTCAGCGACATGTTCGGCCGCCGCCGGCTGTTCGGCATCAGCATTCTGGTGTTCCTGGCCGGCTCAATGCTCTGCGGCCTGGCCCAGACGATGCCCCAACTCATCGGCTTCCGCGCCCTCCAAGGCTTGGGCGCCGGCGGCCTCATGGTCCTGTCCCAGACCGTGATCGCCGACATGGTCAGCCCACGCGAACGCGGCCGCTACCAGGGGCTCTTCACCGGCGCCATGGCGGTGGCCAGCGTCTCCGGGCCCCTGATCGGCGGCGGTCTGACTCAGGCTCTATCCTGGCGCTGGGTGTTTTACGTCAACCTGCCGCTGGGCCTGCTGGCGCTGGCGCTGATCATGGCCGGCGTGCCCAAGCGCGTCGGGGCCCAGGTGTCCCACGTGATCGATGTCGCCGGCGCCGTGTTGCTGGCGATCACCGCGACTTCGGCCCTGCTGCTGTTCAGCCTCGCGGGTTCGACCATTCCCTGGAGATCGCCCCAGGCGCTGGCGCTGGCGGCGACGGCCATCGTTGGCGGCGCCCTGTTCCTGCGCCAGGAAGCCCGCGCCCGTGAGCCGATCATCCAGTTGTCGCTGTTTAAGATCCGGAGCTTCGCCATCGGCGTCTTCGCCACCGGCTGCATGGGCTTTGCGATGATGGGCGCCGTGACCTTCCTGCCCCTCTACTTCCAGCTGGTGTTGGGCATGCAGCCGGCGGCCACCGGCCTGATGCTGTTGCCGCAGATCGGCATGATGTTGATTAGCTCGGTGATCGGCGGCCAGCTCACCTCCCGCTTCGGCAAGATCAAGCCGTTCCTGGTCGGCGGCGTCCTCCTGGAGGTCGTGGGCCTCGCTGGCATCGGCCTATTCGCCAACGCCGGCGCGCCGGCCTGGACGTTTCTCGGCGCTCTAGGCGTGTTGGGACTGGGAATGGGCGTCGCCATGCCGAACGCCACCGTCGTCGTCCAGAACGCCGCGCCGCGGGAGTCCATGGGCGTAGCCACCGCCAGCCTGGCGTTCATCCGCTCGCTAGGCGCTGTGAGCGGCGTGGCCGTGTCGGGCGGCCTGATCGGCATGCGCCTGAAGTCGGGTCTGTCGCATCTGTCCGGCGTTGTCGATGTGCAGGCAATCATGGAGGGCGGCGCCACCCGTCTCGGCGATCTGCCGCCTGAGGTTCACGCCCAGGTGTCGGAGGCGTACCGCCACGCGATCGCCGGCTGCTTCATCAGCGGGGCGTTCGTGATGTTCATCGCCTTCTGCCTGGTGTCGTCCCTGAAGGTCACCCTGGCGCCGAGGCCAGTTCGAGGAACCGTCGCAGCGTAG